CTGCAGTCGCTCTGTTTTGCCGGAGTTCCGCAAAAGAATCAATCGGAATCTGATATGGCAACGAAAAGGGGAAGTTAAGAATGAAGGGCCGGTGTCGTTTTCGTGAGTTCGGGAGATCTGCAGGGAAGGAAAAGTTGAACAGTCGTACCGTGTTTGAGTTTGCTGTCGATTCGCAAAAATCCATTGTGTCCCTGCACGATGTGCTTCACGATGGCGAGCCCGAGCCCGGTGCCTCCAAGTTCGCGTGACCGTGCTTTATCGACTCGATAGAAACGTTGTGTGAGGCGTGGGAGATCTTCTTCAGGAATACCGCAGCCAGTATCGGCGACGGTCAGTTCCACCCACTCGTTTGGGGTTTGGGGCTTGGGACCCGAGACATGAGGGAGAGGTGTTGGGTGTTGGGTGTTGGGTGTTGGGTGTTCCGAGCTCTGAAACTTGGAACTAGAAGCTAAAAAGCCCGAATTCTGAACTGTCTGCGCCGAAACCGTAACTGTCCCTCCGTCTGGTGTGTACTTAATCGCGTTATCGACAAGATTCACTAGCGCTTGTTGAAGTCGATCGCTATCGCCAATCAAAACCGGGAGTTCCGTGGAGCAGTCTCGAATAAGCGAAATACCTGCGCGTTCGGCTTTCTCTTGCACGACTTCAAAGACCTCGTTTACTAAATCTGGGATGGAGACGTCTTTTTGCAGTAGTTCAGTCTTGCCCAGTTCGAGGTTGGAGAGGGTGAGCAGGTCGTCAATCAAGCGACTCAGGCGCTCTGAGTGGCGATCAATAATCTCCAGGAAGCGTTGTGCAGTGACAGGTTCTTTCAGGGCTCCGTTAAGTAATGTCTCTGCATACCCTTTGATGGCCGTTAGAGGGGTGCGGAGTTCATGCGAAACGTTCGCGACAAAGTCGGCACGAACCGATTCGAGACGTTTGATCCGTGTGAGATCATAGAAGACCAGGACGTATCCACTCACCGTGG
The nucleotide sequence above comes from Deltaproteobacteria bacterium. Encoded proteins:
- a CDS encoding PAS domain-containing protein yields the protein MPSKNSILFPILTLAFLALIAVGGLLLFYLLPYVHRPTLLWYGAAALAVIAIVGTVVFVVRLQRRLQYLAQFLSSASERDKPPSLPVWNEDEVGALERGIQHLMLRQDERLRALQAEQKKLEAVLQSMAEGVVVINPSGNVVLCNRAAQELFDLRQDQVWLGKPLQAFSRHPLLQELLREVANRRPGDSPVTREMHVETKDERYLAASAMQICEDGATVSGYVLVFYDLTRIKRLESVRADFVANVSHELRTPLTAIKGYAETLLNGALKEPVTAQRFLEIIDRHSERLSRLIDDLLTLSNLELGKTELLQKDVSIPDLVNEVFEVVQEKAERAGISLIRDCSTELPVLIGDSDRLQQALVNLVDNAIKYTPDGGTVTVSAQTVQNSGFLASSSKFQSSEHPTPNTQHPTPLPHVSGPKPQTPNEWVELTVADTGCGIPEEDLPRLTQRFYRVDKARSRELGGTGLGLAIVKHIVQGHNGFLRIDSKLKHGTTVQLFLPCRSPELTKTTPALHS